The Salvia splendens isolate huo1 chromosome 21, SspV2, whole genome shotgun sequence genome includes a window with the following:
- the LOC121783324 gene encoding serine/threonine-protein phosphatase 6 regulatory subunit 1-like: MFWHMTGLSTASPVETILDKDNFTLDELLDEDEIIQECKALNGRLISYLREISQVKQLLQYIVQEAPKGASKERILKFPFIACEIFTCEVDIILKALVDDEELMDLLFSFLDPEHSHSSQLAGYFSKVVVCLLLRKTSPLMNYIQGHQDIIKKLVDLIGITSIMEVLIRFIGADVHIYGNSGGDTMQWLEEMDILDMIVDKFSSSDCPGVHANAAETLCTITRWAPPRLAAKISSPSFIGRLFRHALEESRPKTVLVNLLLVCISLLDPKRLTSGIYYMYNRQTSNGPGATANPETVKSMLGSLGDLLKLLNVSSEEHTLLTAYGKLQPPLGKRRLKIIEFISVLVAVSNEAAEKELIRLGALERILELFFQYPYNNLLHNHVEHIVISCLESKNHQFVDHLLHKCNLVRKILDSEKNFTLSSDESKPTVAAAGKLPPRIGNIGYLTRIANKLIQLGNSDCKVQKFLQENSDWVDWQTNVLLKRNALENVSQWACGRPTTLQDRTRDSDDDDYQDRDYDVAALANNLSQAFKYGIYSNDAIAEGDSSLERDDEDVYFDDESAEVVISSLRLGDNQDSGGGSLFTNSNWFEFEDESIDNEHSAGPNASSLPDAEEYMDVDRRADDDVLKGEADGAVSNTPSDKTPEWVEWRESSDSLDPPPVFSDAFETAPSSPIHNSEFLDYEAKSDDFEPLQSADVDEGSR, from the exons CTTGCGGGAGATATCTCAAGTTAAACAACTTCTTCAGTACATAGTGCAAGAAGCTCCCAAGGGTGCTAGTAAAGAACGTATATTGAA GTTCCCATTTATCGCTTGCGAAATTTTTACGTGTGAGGTCGATATAATACTGAAGGCTTTGGTAGATGATGAAGAG TTGATGGACTTACTTTTCTCTTTTCTGGATCCTGAGCACTCTCATAGTTCTCAGTTGGCTGGTTATTTTAGCAAG GTTGTTGTATGCCTCTTGCTTCGGAAGACATCCCCTCTAATGAATTATATCCAA GGCCATCAGGATATCATCAAAAAGCTAGTTGACCTAATTGGAATTACGTCTATAATGGAG GTGTTAATCCGTTTCATTGGTGCTGATGTACATATTTATGGGAATAGTGGTGGCGACACCATGCAATGGTTGGAAGAGATGGATATCCTGGATATGATTGTGGATAAATTCAGTTCATCT GACTGCCCTGGAGTGCACGCTAATGCTGCAGAAACTCTTTGCACCATTACTCGATGGGCTCCCCCGAGATTAGCTGCAAAAATCTCCAGCCCAAG TTTTATAGGAAGGTTATTTCGTCACGCTCTGGAGGAGTCGAGACCCAAGACTGTTCTGGTCAACCTGTTACTAGTTTGTATATCGTTGTTAGACCCCAAGAGGCTGACATCTGGTATATATTACATGTATAATCGTCAAACTTCTAATGGACCTGGAGCCACAGCTAATCCCGAGACTGTTAAAAGCATGCTGGGTAGCCTAG GTGATCTTCTCAAGCTTTTGAACGTTTCATCTGAGGAACACACCCTGCTAACTGcgtatgggaaattgcaacctcCTCTTGGAAAACGTCGGCTGAAG ATTATAGAGTTCATTTCAGTCTTAGTTGCTGTTAGTAATGAAGCTGCCGAAAAGGAACTGATTCGCCTGGGCGCTTTGGAACGTATTCTTGAATTGTTTTTCCA GTATCCttacaataatttattacacaATCACGTGGAACACATCGTAATATCTTGCCTGGAGAGCAAAAATCATCAGTTTGTTGACCACCTTCTCCATAAGTGTAATCTCGTCAGGAAGATTCTTGATTCTGAGAAGAACTTCACTTTGTCCTCCGATGAGAGCAAg CCAACGGTCGCTGCTGCAGGAAAGTTGCCACCCAGGATCGGAAATATCGGTTATTTAACCCGTATAGCTAACAAACTTATTCAATTGGGGAATAGTGATTGCAAGGTTCAGAAATTCTTGCAG GAAAACAGCGACTGGGTCGATTGGCAGACGAATGTTTTGCTTAAGCGCAATGCTTTGGAAAATGTCTCCCAGTGGGCATGCGG GAGACCCACCACTCTACAAGATCGAACAAGAGATAGCGACGATGATGACTACCAAGACAGGGATTATGATGTTGCAGCTTTGGCGAATAACTTGAGCCAGGCCTTTAAATATGGGATCTATAGTAATGATGCTATCGCCGAG GGAGATTCCTCACTCGAACGAGATGATGAG GATGTCTACTTCGACGATGAATCTGCTGAAGTCGTCATTTCTTCGCTCCGTTTGGGCGATAATCAGGACAG CGGAGGAGGATCGCTCTTCACGAACTCCAACTGGTTTGAGTTCGAAGACGAGAGTATCGACAACGAGCACTCCGCCGGTCCCAATGCATCTTCGTTGCCCGACGCCGAGGAGTACATGGACGTCGACAGAAGAGCGGACGATGATGTTTTGAAAGGTGAGGCAGATGGTGCCGTATCCAACACTCCCTCGGATAAAACACCAGAGTGGGTCGAGTGGAGAGAAAGCTCCGACTCACTTGATCCTCCTCCCGTCTTTTCTGACGCATTCGAAACGGCTCCATCTTCGCCTATACATAACAGTGAGTTCTTGGACTACGAAGCCAAGTCAGACGACTTCGAACCCCTGCAATCTGCAGACGTCGATGAGGGAAGCCGTTGA